From Bos indicus isolate NIAB-ARS_2022 breed Sahiwal x Tharparkar chromosome 4, NIAB-ARS_B.indTharparkar_mat_pri_1.0, whole genome shotgun sequence, the proteins below share one genomic window:
- the LSM8 gene encoding LSM8 homolog, U6 small nuclear RNA associated codes for MTSALENYINRTVAVITSDGRMIVGTLKGFDQTINLILDESHERVFSSSQGVEQVVLGLYIVRGDNVAVIGEIDEETDSALDLGNIRAEPLNSVAH; via the exons ATGACGTCCGCCTTGGAGAACTACATCAACC GAACTGTTGCTGTCATTACTTCTGATGGGAGAATGATTGTG GGAACACTGAAAGGTTTTGACCAGACCATTAATTTGATACTGGATGAAAGCCATGAACGAGTGTTCAGCTCTTCACAGGGAGTAGAACAAGTGGTACTAGGGTTATACATCGTAAGAGGCGACAATGT tgCAGTCATTGGAGAAATTGATGAAGAGACAGATTCTGCACTTGATTTGGGGAATATTCGAGCAGAACCTTTGAACTCTGTAGCACACTGA